From the genome of Streptomyces sp. NBC_01260, one region includes:
- a CDS encoding GTPase-associated protein 1-related protein: MSLAQLHYTSATYGDGPESSEDAAIPARFSAVDAAIPASALTEAGPLLAYEPPAGTPRQVTDNALRALPESFSFSVLSDGSHLLSRTVPVRTAQLSSLRFHAHAVHLPAGTQLPGGMLPITACRSARWAAATPDRIPAVDPVTALTAAIGRTGEREGLNDFAVSRGPWLAGVLADLRRLSETAEPSRVVLVERQSADVARWIALAAAVLPPECSERLTFTTYTRHPHRAPQHIVGVLSQDAHELSGSGFRVHTCTGPRPEGAVDDAWAETAARIWRSRTPELFREAAELPGEPFAAGPVAVTALCAGIALGPNERAAAAGWAAERPYALDAKRTRQLVDALTAPGVDDRTGAEFDAAGRLFAALDGRSPATTTAPLAAMLVTEAVRGGNGSVELPGRTAFSGSQGAVVAAQLGPEILTELSGTGTGLDVARTVQLLRVARLLGVDCAELLPGVVRRLAPALLADAQDAPGWAPALLELMDEQFDVRTALLGALDRISPENPAGAERLLGRVALPFTGTQLLPHLRMCAEAPEIKAGCGADRVGAMHRVLRAAGMSPFAEPLVLRTAVGLVWEEDAPTVGEARLLLDAATSDAHRTAGTWSHLVAAALNAPADDEEAPELAHDLLRGFPQEIVGRARGALLLLEFARELRSGSAEPDWAERVRALRPGAEPVEPGVLGHAFGALAGRLLAPDGPEAELYALAHSGDADLIAAYDRAAHGPDVRARLTAEPGYAAGCFAVWTAHPHAGTEWSRTTAALLEEVLRPAVRALSADGVAAVEEAVGRSGSSGRAEAFRDWNRRSQGTLGRLGRRLAGRVRRG, encoded by the coding sequence ATGAGCCTCGCGCAGTTGCACTACACCTCCGCAACGTACGGGGACGGTCCGGAAAGCAGCGAGGACGCGGCGATACCCGCCCGTTTCAGCGCAGTTGACGCGGCGATACCCGCGTCGGCGCTGACCGAGGCCGGTCCGCTCCTGGCGTACGAGCCGCCGGCCGGCACCCCTCGGCAGGTCACCGACAACGCGCTGCGCGCGCTGCCCGAATCGTTCAGCTTCAGTGTGCTGTCCGACGGCAGCCATCTGCTGTCCCGGACCGTGCCGGTCCGCACCGCACAGCTGTCCTCCCTGCGCTTCCACGCCCATGCGGTCCATCTCCCCGCCGGCACCCAACTGCCGGGCGGGATGCTCCCGATCACCGCCTGCCGGTCGGCGCGCTGGGCCGCCGCGACACCGGACCGGATACCGGCGGTCGACCCGGTCACCGCGCTCACCGCCGCCATCGGCCGCACGGGTGAACGTGAGGGGCTCAACGACTTCGCGGTCTCCCGCGGCCCCTGGCTCGCGGGCGTCCTGGCCGATCTGCGCCGGCTGAGCGAGACGGCCGAGCCCTCCAGGGTCGTGCTCGTCGAACGGCAGAGCGCGGATGTGGCCCGGTGGATCGCGCTGGCCGCGGCCGTCCTGCCACCGGAGTGCTCCGAGCGGCTGACCTTCACCACGTACACCCGCCACCCGCACCGCGCCCCGCAGCACATCGTCGGCGTGCTGTCGCAGGACGCGCACGAGCTGTCCGGTTCCGGGTTCCGGGTGCACACCTGCACCGGTCCGCGCCCGGAAGGGGCGGTGGACGACGCCTGGGCCGAGACCGCGGCCCGGATCTGGCGGAGCCGTACGCCGGAGCTGTTCCGGGAGGCGGCCGAGCTGCCCGGGGAGCCGTTCGCCGCCGGGCCGGTGGCGGTGACGGCCCTGTGCGCGGGCATCGCGCTGGGGCCGAACGAGCGGGCCGCCGCCGCCGGCTGGGCCGCCGAGCGGCCCTACGCGCTGGACGCGAAGCGCACCCGGCAACTGGTCGACGCGCTGACCGCGCCCGGGGTCGACGACCGCACCGGGGCCGAGTTCGATGCCGCGGGACGGCTGTTCGCCGCGCTGGACGGCCGCTCCCCCGCGACGACCACCGCCCCGCTGGCCGCGATGCTGGTCACCGAAGCGGTACGCGGCGGGAACGGCTCCGTGGAGCTGCCCGGCCGCACGGCGTTCAGCGGTTCGCAGGGCGCGGTCGTCGCCGCTCAGCTCGGCCCGGAGATCCTGACCGAGCTGAGCGGCACGGGGACCGGGCTGGACGTGGCCCGGACCGTGCAGTTGCTGCGGGTGGCCCGGCTGCTCGGCGTGGACTGCGCGGAGCTGCTGCCCGGCGTCGTACGGCGGCTGGCGCCCGCCCTCCTCGCGGACGCGCAGGACGCACCGGGCTGGGCGCCCGCGCTGCTGGAGCTGATGGACGAGCAGTTCGACGTCCGTACGGCGCTGCTCGGCGCACTGGACCGGATCTCGCCGGAGAACCCCGCCGGGGCGGAGCGGCTGCTGGGCCGGGTGGCCCTGCCGTTCACCGGAACGCAGCTGCTGCCGCACCTGCGGATGTGCGCGGAGGCGCCCGAGATCAAGGCGGGCTGCGGCGCCGACCGGGTGGGCGCGATGCACCGGGTGCTGCGGGCCGCCGGGATGTCGCCGTTCGCGGAGCCGCTGGTGCTGCGGACGGCGGTCGGCCTGGTGTGGGAGGAGGATGCTCCGACGGTGGGCGAGGCCCGGCTGCTGCTGGACGCCGCGACATCGGACGCGCACCGGACGGCCGGCACCTGGTCGCACCTGGTCGCCGCGGCGCTGAACGCTCCCGCCGACGACGAGGAGGCGCCCGAGCTCGCCCACGACCTGCTGCGCGGCTTCCCGCAGGAGATCGTGGGCCGGGCGCGCGGGGCCCTGCTCCTGCTGGAGTTCGCCCGCGAGCTGCGGTCGGGGTCGGCGGAGCCGGACTGGGCCGAGCGGGTCCGCGCGCTGCGGCCGGGCGCCGAGCCGGTGGAGCCGGGGGTGCTCGGCCACGCGTTCGGCGCCCTGGCCGGGCGGCTGCTCGCCCCGGACGGGCCGGAGGCCGAGCTGTACGCCCTCGCGCACAGCGGCGACGCGGATCTCATCGCCGCGTACGACCGGGCCGCGCACGGCCCCGACGTCCGGGCCCGGCTGACGGCCGAACCCGGCTACGCGGCCGGCTGCTTCGCCGTGTGGACGGCCCACCCGCACGCGGGGACCGAGTGGAGCAGGACCACCGCCGCCCTGCTGGAGGAGGTGCTGCGCCCCGCGGTGCGCGCGCTGTCCGCCGACGGGGTGGCGGCCGTGGAGGAGGCCGTCGGGCGCTCGGGGAGCAGCGGCCGGGCGGAGGCCTTCCGCGACTGGAACCGCCGGAGCCAGGGCACCCTGGGCCGGCTGGGCAGGCGGCTCGCGGGCCGCGTCCGGCGGGGCTGA
- the msrB gene encoding peptide-methionine (R)-S-oxide reductase MsrB: protein MPYDIDKPDEEWRAELSPAEYAVLREAGTEPAFVGEYTDTKTTGVYSCRACDAELFRSDTKFESHCGWPSFYDPKDTDAVELIQDRTHGMVRTEVRCARCGSHLGHVFEGEGYPTPTDQRYCINSISLRLTPDA from the coding sequence GTGCCGTACGACATCGACAAGCCGGACGAGGAGTGGCGGGCGGAGCTGTCCCCCGCCGAGTACGCGGTGCTGCGCGAGGCCGGCACCGAGCCCGCCTTCGTCGGCGAGTACACCGACACCAAGACGACGGGCGTCTACTCCTGCCGCGCCTGTGACGCGGAGCTGTTCCGCTCCGACACCAAATTCGAGTCGCACTGCGGCTGGCCGTCCTTCTACGACCCGAAGGACACCGACGCGGTCGAACTGATCCAGGACCGCACCCACGGCATGGTCCGCACCGAGGTCCGCTGCGCCCGCTGCGGCTCGCACCTGGGCCATGTCTTCGAGGGCGAGGGCTACCCGACCCCGACGGACCAGCGGTACTGCATCAACTCGATCTCACTGCGGCTGACGCCGGACGCCTGA
- the murC gene encoding UDP-N-acetylmuramate--L-alanine ligase, whose protein sequence is MAPGIPAAMERPHFIGIGGAGMSGIAKILTRRGAKVAGSDSKESATAEALRTLGATVHIGHAAGHLADDATCVVVSSAIRADNPELVRAGDLSIPVVHRSDALASLMEGLRAIAVAGTHGKTTTTSMLAVALTELGLDPSYAIGGDLAGPGTNAAHGEGAIFVAEADESDRSFQKYDPEVAIVLNVELDHHANYASMDEIYDSFETFVGKIVPDGTLVVSADQAGAVELTRRVRDLSAVKVVTYGEAATADVRVHKITQRGLTSEVTVVLNGKYLTFTVSVPGRHYALNAVAALAAGVALGIPAHNLASALGKYTGVKRRLQLKGEAAGVQVIDSYAHHPTEMTADLEAMRGAASDARLLVVFQPHLFSRTQELGTEMGQALALADSSVVLDIYPAREDPIPGITSTLIIDAAQAAGADVIAVHDKERVPEVIAGMAKPGDLVLTMGAGDVTDLGPQILEHLSS, encoded by the coding sequence ATGGCACCCGGTATTCCTGCCGCCATGGAACGGCCGCACTTCATCGGCATCGGCGGCGCCGGAATGTCGGGCATCGCGAAGATCCTCACCAGGCGCGGTGCGAAGGTCGCGGGCAGCGACTCCAAGGAGTCCGCCACCGCCGAGGCCCTGCGCACGCTGGGGGCGACCGTCCACATCGGGCACGCCGCCGGGCATCTGGCGGACGACGCCACCTGTGTGGTCGTCTCCAGTGCCATCCGCGCCGACAACCCGGAGCTGGTGCGCGCGGGTGATCTCTCGATCCCCGTCGTGCACCGCTCCGACGCGCTCGCCTCGCTGATGGAGGGGCTGCGGGCCATCGCCGTCGCGGGCACCCACGGGAAGACGACCACCACATCGATGCTGGCCGTCGCCCTCACCGAGCTGGGCCTCGACCCGTCGTACGCGATCGGCGGCGACCTGGCGGGACCCGGCACCAACGCCGCGCACGGCGAGGGCGCGATCTTCGTCGCCGAGGCGGACGAGAGCGACCGCAGCTTCCAGAAGTACGACCCCGAGGTCGCGATCGTCCTCAACGTCGAGCTCGACCACCACGCGAACTACGCCTCGATGGACGAGATCTACGACTCCTTCGAGACCTTCGTCGGAAAGATCGTCCCCGACGGCACCCTGGTCGTCTCCGCCGACCAGGCCGGCGCCGTCGAGCTGACCCGCCGGGTGCGCGACCTGTCCGCGGTCAAGGTCGTCACCTACGGTGAGGCCGCGACCGCCGACGTACGCGTCCACAAGATCACCCAGCGCGGTCTGACCAGCGAGGTCACGGTCGTCCTCAACGGGAAGTACCTCACCTTCACCGTCTCCGTACCCGGCCGCCACTACGCGCTCAACGCCGTGGCCGCCCTCGCCGCCGGCGTCGCCCTCGGTATCCCGGCGCACAACCTGGCCTCGGCCCTCGGCAAGTACACCGGGGTCAAGCGCCGCCTCCAGCTCAAGGGCGAGGCGGCCGGCGTCCAGGTCATCGACAGCTACGCGCACCACCCCACCGAGATGACCGCCGACCTCGAAGCGATGCGCGGCGCGGCCTCCGACGCCCGCCTCCTGGTCGTCTTCCAGCCCCACCTCTTCTCCCGCACCCAGGAGCTCGGCACCGAGATGGGCCAGGCCCTCGCGCTGGCCGACTCCTCCGTGGTGCTGGACATCTACCCGGCCCGCGAGGACCCGATCCCCGGCATCACCAGCACCCTGATCATCGACGCCGCCCAGGCGGCCGGCGCCGATGTCATCGCCGTCCACGACAAGGAGAGGGTCCCCGAGGTCATCGCGGGAATGGCGAAGCCCGGCGATCTCGTTCTCACCATGGGGGCGGGCGACGTCACGGACCTCGGCCCGCAGATCCTGGAACACCTGTCGAGCTGA
- a CDS encoding indole-3-glycerol phosphate synthase, whose product MIEKALTSEDVEFVTTLHGEEQISFVVLMQPRGDQADVLLRAIDDLAMGELKEAARESEEPEGRNARASAELALEVSLEALRQSGSEAVGQVIETHPLDKLTSVVEESEADEVIVLTAPHYVEEFFHRDWASRARHKVGVPVLKLFAHSE is encoded by the coding sequence ATGATCGAGAAGGCCCTCACTTCCGAGGACGTCGAGTTCGTCACCACCCTGCACGGGGAGGAGCAGATCTCCTTCGTCGTGCTGATGCAGCCACGTGGCGACCAGGCGGATGTGCTGTTGCGGGCCATCGACGACCTGGCGATGGGCGAACTGAAGGAAGCGGCCCGCGAGAGTGAGGAACCGGAGGGCAGGAACGCGAGAGCGTCCGCCGAACTGGCGCTCGAAGTGTCCCTGGAGGCCCTGCGGCAGTCGGGCTCCGAGGCCGTCGGACAAGTGATCGAGACCCACCCCCTGGACAAGCTCACGTCCGTGGTCGAGGAGTCGGAGGCGGACGAGGTCATCGTGCTGACCGCGCCGCACTACGTCGAGGAGTTCTTCCACCGCGACTGGGCGTCCCGCGCCCGGCACAAGGTCGGCGTACCGGTGCTCAAGCTCTTCGCGCACAGCGAATAG
- a CDS encoding pyrimidine reductase family protein encodes MRRLFPVTDLTAADDRGEWSLDALADAYAYPETDGSWLRANMVSTLDGAAQHDGRSQPISCESDMRIFGTLRGLADVVVAGAETVRLEGYRPARAREAFAARRAAAGQGPAPAVAVVSGSLDLDFSLPLFVSPLVPTLVLTGAGAPPDRIAAAREAGAEVVIAGEGSRVDPARAVRELADRGLRRLLTEGGPRLLGQFVAAGVLDEMCLTLAPMLTAGDAQRIAGGPAVAVPERFALASVLEEAGFLFSRYRRI; translated from the coding sequence ATGCGACGCCTGTTCCCTGTGACCGACCTGACAGCGGCCGACGACCGAGGCGAGTGGAGCCTGGACGCTCTCGCCGACGCCTACGCCTACCCCGAAACGGACGGCTCCTGGCTGCGCGCCAACATGGTGTCGACGCTCGACGGGGCCGCCCAGCACGACGGCCGCTCGCAGCCGATCTCCTGCGAGAGCGACATGCGGATCTTCGGCACCCTGCGCGGTCTGGCCGATGTGGTCGTGGCGGGCGCGGAGACGGTACGTCTTGAGGGGTACCGGCCCGCCCGCGCCCGGGAGGCCTTCGCGGCCCGGCGGGCCGCGGCCGGTCAGGGGCCCGCCCCGGCGGTCGCCGTGGTGAGCGGCAGCCTGGATCTGGACTTCTCGCTTCCGCTCTTCGTCTCGCCGCTGGTCCCGACGCTCGTGCTGACCGGCGCGGGCGCGCCCCCGGACCGGATCGCGGCGGCCCGCGAGGCGGGTGCGGAGGTGGTGATCGCGGGGGAGGGGTCCCGGGTGGACCCCGCCAGGGCCGTACGGGAGCTGGCCGACCGAGGTCTCAGGCGGCTGCTGACGGAGGGCGGGCCCAGGCTGCTCGGTCAGTTCGTGGCGGCGGGCGTGCTGGACGAGATGTGTCTGACCCTGGCGCCGATGCTGACCGCCGGGGACGCCCAGCGGATCGCGGGCGGTCCGGCGGTGGCTGTGCCGGAACGATTCGCCCTGGCGTCGGTGCTGGAAGAGGCCGGGTTCCTCTTCTCTCGGTACCGTCGGATCTGA
- the zapE gene encoding cell division protein ZapE, whose translation MSSFTAVPGPGPIAETAPLSLCALEPRVPADRLVAEMVPPPRFDSVRFDTYVPDPNQPSQTEAVKVLGDFAAGLGGAHASGSGKRKWFGKKPTTPSTPRGVYLDGGYGVGKTHLLASLWHATPAAPGLKAFGTFVELTNLVGALGFQQTVRTLSGHRLLCIDEFELDDPGDTVLVSSLLSRLVEAGVALAATSNTLPGKLGEGRFASADFLREIQGLSSHFRPLRIDGEDYRHRGLPDAPPPFSEEQVTRAAYATEGASLDDFPALLDHLARVHPSRYGALTDGLRAVCLTEVQPVPDQSTALRLVVLADRLYDREVPVLASGLPFDRLFSEEMLNGGYRKKYFRAISRLTALARDAKGLVAQ comes from the coding sequence GTGTCGTCCTTCACCGCCGTGCCGGGGCCCGGCCCCATAGCCGAAACGGCCCCGCTGTCCCTGTGCGCCCTCGAACCGCGCGTACCCGCCGACCGGCTGGTCGCCGAGATGGTGCCGCCGCCGCGCTTCGACTCGGTGCGCTTCGATACCTACGTCCCCGACCCGAACCAGCCGAGCCAGACCGAGGCGGTCAAGGTCCTCGGAGACTTCGCGGCCGGGCTCGGCGGGGCGCACGCCAGCGGGTCCGGGAAGCGCAAGTGGTTCGGGAAGAAGCCGACGACGCCCAGTACGCCGCGTGGGGTCTACCTCGACGGCGGCTACGGCGTCGGCAAGACCCATCTGCTCGCCTCGCTCTGGCACGCCACCCCCGCCGCGCCCGGCCTGAAGGCGTTCGGCACCTTCGTCGAGCTGACCAACCTGGTGGGAGCGCTCGGCTTCCAGCAGACCGTGCGGACGCTGAGCGGGCACCGGCTGCTGTGCATCGACGAGTTCGAGCTCGACGACCCGGGCGACACGGTGCTGGTCTCCTCGCTGCTGAGCCGGCTGGTCGAGGCGGGGGTGGCGCTCGCCGCGACCTCCAACACGCTGCCGGGCAAGCTCGGCGAGGGCCGGTTCGCCTCGGCCGACTTCCTGCGGGAGATCCAGGGGCTGTCCTCGCACTTCCGCCCGCTGCGCATCGACGGCGAGGACTACCGGCACCGCGGTCTGCCCGACGCCCCGCCGCCGTTCTCCGAGGAGCAGGTCACCAGGGCCGCGTACGCCACCGAGGGCGCCAGCCTGGACGACTTCCCCGCGCTGCTCGACCATCTGGCCCGCGTCCATCCCAGCCGGTACGGCGCGCTGACGGACGGTCTGCGGGCCGTGTGCCTCACCGAGGTGCAGCCGGTGCCCGACCAGTCGACCGCGCTGCGGCTCGTGGTGCTCGCGGACCGGCTGTACGACCGGGAGGTCCCGGTACTCGCCTCCGGGCTGCCGTTCGACCGGCTGTTCAGCGAGGAGATGCTGAACGGCGGGTACCGGAAGAAGTACTTCCGGGCAATCTCCCGGCTGACGGCGCTGGCGCGCGACGCAAAGGGACTGGTGGCGCAGTAG
- a CDS encoding OsmC family protein, which yields MATTRQAHTVWEGNLIEGKGVVTLDSSGIGEYPVSWPSRAEKANGKTSPEELIAAAHSSCFSMALSNGLATAGTPPTRLNTQAEVTFQPGTGITGIHLTVEGEVPGLDEAGFVKAAEDAKANCPVSQALTGTTITLTASLA from the coding sequence ATGGCTACCACGCGTCAGGCGCACACGGTCTGGGAAGGCAACCTGATCGAGGGCAAGGGCGTCGTCACCCTCGATTCCTCGGGGATCGGGGAGTACCCGGTCTCCTGGCCGTCCCGCGCGGAGAAGGCGAACGGCAAGACCAGCCCGGAGGAGCTCATCGCCGCTGCCCACTCCAGCTGCTTCTCGATGGCGCTGTCCAACGGTCTGGCCACGGCCGGCACCCCGCCCACCCGGCTGAACACCCAGGCCGAGGTCACCTTCCAGCCGGGCACCGGCATCACCGGCATCCACCTCACCGTCGAGGGCGAGGTGCCCGGTCTCGACGAGGCGGGCTTCGTCAAGGCGGCCGAGGACGCGAAGGCGAACTGCCCGGTCAGCCAGGCCCTGACCGGCACGACGATCACGCTCACCGCGTCGCTCGCCTGA
- a CDS encoding alkaline phosphatase PhoX has product MSSAAEQQPATRRQVLAGTGAAVATVAFAGVFTELFAGTAAAHGHAGYGPLVPDPGGLLDLPKGFRYRVLSREGDPLRSGEGPVPSNCDGMAAFAGRRGHVRLVRNHENRVTANIAVPTVEGLTYDPMGKGGCTALELDGDNRVLGERVAIAGTAVNCAGGRTPWDTWLTCEETEDKAGTNGYTKDHGYIFEVDGADPRRTGAVPLTAMGRFQHEAIAIDPHNGVVYETEDAFEKPFGLFYRFLPKKPLGGTGSLRAGGRLEAMRVPGVPDLSAVQETGTSFEGIEWVPVPDPQAAETPIRFQDFGPKGITHGQKLEGCYWGGSCVYFVSSFAHSSQGSAADHFGQVWRYEPQRRRLTLVIVFGPGTDIQLPGESPDNICLASDGGLMVCEDGGGAQHVFGLTRRGEVYAMARGRQNIGTPEEPEWGEFAGVTFAPDHRTMFMNCYTPGTTFAVTGPWR; this is encoded by the coding sequence ATGTCATCCGCAGCAGAACAACAGCCCGCGACACGACGTCAGGTCCTGGCCGGCACCGGCGCGGCCGTCGCCACGGTCGCCTTCGCCGGGGTGTTCACCGAACTCTTCGCGGGTACCGCCGCCGCCCACGGGCACGCCGGCTACGGCCCGCTGGTGCCCGATCCCGGCGGACTGCTCGATCTGCCGAAGGGTTTCCGCTACCGGGTACTGTCCCGCGAGGGCGACCCGCTCCGCTCCGGCGAGGGGCCGGTCCCCAGCAACTGCGACGGCATGGCCGCGTTCGCGGGCCGGCGCGGACACGTCCGGCTGGTGCGCAACCACGAGAACCGGGTCACCGCGAACATCGCCGTCCCGACCGTCGAGGGCCTCACCTACGACCCGATGGGCAAGGGCGGCTGCACGGCCCTGGAGCTCGACGGCGACAACCGCGTACTGGGCGAACGCGTCGCCATCGCCGGCACGGCGGTGAACTGCGCGGGCGGGCGCACCCCTTGGGATACCTGGCTGACCTGCGAGGAGACCGAGGACAAGGCCGGCACCAACGGCTACACCAAGGACCACGGCTACATCTTCGAGGTGGACGGCGCCGACCCGCGCCGCACCGGAGCCGTGCCGCTGACCGCGATGGGCCGCTTCCAGCACGAGGCGATCGCGATCGATCCGCACAACGGAGTCGTGTACGAGACCGAGGACGCGTTCGAGAAGCCGTTCGGGCTCTTCTACCGCTTCCTGCCCAAGAAGCCGCTCGGCGGCACGGGCTCGCTCAGGGCCGGCGGGCGGCTGGAGGCCATGCGAGTGCCGGGCGTCCCGGACCTCTCAGCGGTCCAGGAGACCGGGACGAGCTTCGAGGGGATCGAGTGGGTCCCCGTACCGGATCCGCAGGCCGCCGAGACCCCCATCCGGTTCCAGGACTTCGGGCCGAAGGGCATCACCCACGGCCAGAAGCTGGAGGGCTGCTACTGGGGCGGGTCGTGCGTCTACTTCGTCTCCAGCTTCGCGCACAGCTCCCAGGGGTCGGCGGCCGACCACTTCGGCCAGGTCTGGCGGTACGAGCCGCAGCGGCGTCGGCTGACGCTGGTCATCGTCTTCGGACCCGGTACGGACATCCAGCTGCCCGGCGAGTCCCCGGACAACATCTGTCTGGCCTCCGACGGCGGTCTGATGGTGTGCGAGGACGGCGGCGGCGCCCAGCACGTGTTCGGCCTGACCAGGCGCGGTGAGGTGTACGCGATGGCGCGCGGCCGGCAGAACATCGGAACGCCCGAGGAGCCGGAGTGGGGCGAGTTCGCCGGGGTCACGTTCGCCCCGGACCACCGGACGATGTTCATGAACTGCTACACGCCCGGGACGACGTTCGCCGTGACGGGGCCCTGGCGCTGA
- a CDS encoding polysaccharide deacetylase family protein has product MTVLGAVLGGALVGCAGTSRDAPGDRPAAASTTPSRAPSSAPPAATTPSGIAPGPTGLAPVLTRGPKNAAKVVALTFDADMTADEGPRAAAGEHFDNPELIALLRRLKVPATVFMTGRWAEEYPSQARSIGTDPLFEIGNHSYSHYAFTSPCYGLPTMKKDAIRGEVERAFGAIRKTGARNVVPYFRFPGGCYDDASLRALAAEKVTAVQWDVVSGDAFATDANAVAEQVLDGVKPGSLVVMHCTRSAAPVTGQAVSQVVPELRRRGYRFVKVSDLMRG; this is encoded by the coding sequence ATGACCGTTCTGGGAGCGGTGCTCGGAGGTGCACTCGTCGGCTGCGCCGGCACCTCGAGAGACGCCCCCGGTGACAGACCCGCGGCCGCCTCGACAACTCCCTCCAGAGCTCCGTCGAGCGCGCCTCCCGCCGCGACGACGCCGTCCGGCATTGCGCCCGGCCCCACCGGTCTGGCCCCCGTCCTCACACGCGGGCCGAAGAACGCCGCCAAGGTCGTCGCACTCACCTTCGACGCCGACATGACGGCCGACGAGGGGCCGCGCGCGGCCGCGGGTGAGCACTTCGACAACCCGGAACTGATTGCCCTGCTGCGCCGGCTGAAGGTGCCCGCGACGGTCTTCATGACCGGCCGGTGGGCCGAGGAGTACCCCTCGCAGGCCCGGTCCATCGGCACGGACCCGCTCTTCGAGATCGGCAACCACTCGTACAGCCACTACGCCTTCACGTCGCCCTGCTACGGGCTGCCGACCATGAAGAAGGACGCGATCCGCGGCGAGGTGGAGCGGGCCTTCGGTGCGATCCGGAAGACCGGCGCCCGCAATGTGGTGCCGTACTTCCGCTTCCCCGGCGGCTGCTACGACGACGCCTCGCTGCGCGCGCTCGCGGCGGAGAAGGTGACGGCGGTGCAGTGGGACGTCGTCAGCGGCGACGCCTTCGCGACGGATGCGAACGCGGTGGCCGAGCAGGTGCTCGACGGGGTGAAGCCCGGTTCGCTGGTCGTCATGCACTGCACCCGCAGCGCGGCGCCGGTCACCGGCCAGGCGGTCAGCCAGGTGGTGCCGGAGCTGCGGAGGCGCGGGTACCGCTTCGTGAAGGTGTCCGACCTGATGCGCGGCTGA
- a CDS encoding ABC transporter codes for MTALIRYQAALLLRSQRWLAPVLLYLAFLGIGVRPGQPVLDSLGYTAAGLLPVTAWLVQICVDQEPPAARTVVAAAVGGQPRAHLASLLAALGCAGLLGTTATAVVLLVSEPADTRHTVRVPLPAAGLAGLLAAACCVLLGAAVGALCTRPLLHRRGWSVVATVLAALLALVTSGSPAKYAVTGLVTGSLTGTVHVPVLPLVGAAAVAAAAVAVACKLTAVRG; via the coding sequence ATGACCGCGCTCATCCGCTACCAGGCCGCCCTGCTGCTCCGCTCCCAGCGCTGGCTCGCGCCGGTACTCCTGTACCTGGCCTTCCTCGGCATCGGCGTCCGTCCGGGGCAGCCCGTGCTGGACTCGCTCGGCTACACCGCGGCCGGGCTGCTGCCCGTCACCGCGTGGCTCGTGCAGATCTGCGTCGACCAGGAGCCGCCCGCCGCCCGGACCGTCGTCGCCGCGGCGGTGGGCGGGCAGCCGCGGGCCCATCTGGCGTCGCTGCTCGCCGCGCTGGGCTGCGCCGGGCTGCTGGGCACGACCGCCACCGCGGTAGTGCTGCTGGTCAGCGAACCGGCCGACACCCGCCACACCGTCCGGGTCCCGCTGCCGGCCGCCGGGCTCGCCGGGCTGCTCGCGGCCGCCTGCTGCGTCCTGCTGGGGGCGGCGGTCGGCGCGCTGTGCACCCGTCCGCTGCTGCACCGGCGCGGCTGGTCCGTCGTCGCGACCGTGCTCGCCGCGCTGCTGGCCCTGGTGACCAGCGGATCGCCCGCGAAGTACGCGGTGACGGGGCTGGTCACCGGTTCGCTCACCGGGACGGTCCATGTGCCGGTCCTCCCGCTCGTCGGCGCCGCCGCCGTCGCGGCGGCGGCCGTCGCGGTCGCCTGCAAGCTCACTGCCGTACGCGGATGA